CAGCGTAAAAACGATATAAAATATCCTCGTCATACTCAATCTCCCAAGTTATTTATTTTAGACGGATCGATAGTTTTAAACTGCCGGTATACGTTGAGTATAATAGCCAGCGCTACTGCGGTTACCGCCGCGGCAAGCACAATGGCAAACAGGGCGAACACTTGCCCGCCATTATTAACTTTATCATACTTACCAAAAGCCACCAGGTTTAATATAGCGGCATTCAGCATCAGCTCAATACCTATCAGTATTTGTATGGCGTTGCGCTTGGCTACTACCATGTACAGGCCAATGCAAAACAGTGCCGCGCTCAACAGCAGAAAATCACTTAAAGCGATCATGCCTGCGGCTCCTTTCTGGATAAATGTGCCGCCCCTATCAGCGCAAACATCAGCAGTATGGAGATCGCTTCAAATGGCAAAAGATAGAGCGTCATTAAATTTACACCGATATTCTCAAT
This Mucilaginibacter defluvii DNA region includes the following protein-coding sequences:
- the nuoK gene encoding NADH-quinone oxidoreductase subunit NuoK, yielding MIALSDFLLLSAALFCIGLYMVVAKRNAIQILIGIELMLNAAILNLVAFGKYDKVNNGGQVFALFAIVLAAAVTAVALAIILNVYRQFKTIDPSKINNLGD